From the genome of Deltaproteobacteria bacterium:
GCCAGTGCGTCGGCCGTCAGGTCCAGCAGCCAGGAGCGGACCACGCTGCCGTGCCGCCAGATCTCGGCGATCCGGCCCAGGTCCAGGCCGAACTCGTCCTTCCGCTGCATCAGCTCGAACCCTTCCGCGTACGCCTGCATCAGGCCGTATTCGATCCCGTTGTGGACCATCTTGACGAAGTGCCCGGCCCCGCTCGGCCCGACGCGCCCCCACCCCTTGTCGCTCGCGGGAGCCAGCGCTTCGAGGATGGGCCGCAACCTTTCCACGGCGGCCTCCTCCCCCCCGACCATCATGCTGTATCCCTCGGACAGCCCCCACACACCGCCGCTGGTCCCGACATCGACGAAATGCAGTCCCTTTTCCTTAAGCGCGGCGGCCCGCCGCATCGTGTCCTTGTAGTTGCTGTTCCCCCCGTCGATGACGATGTCTCCCGGGGAGAGGCGTTTGGCCAGGGCCAAGGCCGCGATGGTGTCATCGGTCGGTTTTCCGGCGGGAACCATCACCCAGACGGCGCGCGGGGGGGACAGTTTCTCCACCACTTCGTCCAGGGTGCGAGCCCCGATCGCTCCTCCCGCTTCGGCGGACCGGACCGCCTCCTCCTTCAGGTCGTAGGCCACCACGCTGTGGCCTTTCCCCAACAGGCGAGTCGTCATGTTGGCGCCCATCTTTCCCAATCCGATCATCGCGATCTTCATCTTCAATCCTCCCCAAGGTCGACCGTTCGGTTCTTCGGGTGTCCACCCTTTGATCATACCCCGAGTGACCGATGGGAGCCCTCCGGGACGTCCAGTCGCCCCACGAAATCCCTTCCCACGGCCTCTCGCCGCCGGTATATACTCGCCTCAGGATCGACGGCACGCCACCGGGAAGCACCAGACAGAAAGGAGCACCAAATGGACGGGAAGAAAAGGAGAATCCAGCAGATGTTCGTTGTCGTGACGGTCATCGGGCTGCTTTTCGCGGTCGGATGCGCCACTTCGAAAGGGACCGCACAATTGTCCGGCGAGAAGATCTTCCGGGCGGATAAAGCCTTCTCGGATGCCAAGGATGGCAATGCGTCCCTGAACGCGAAGGATGCTCTTGCGGTTGCGGAAGGGAAACTCGCGCACGCCAAGGACGCCTTCGCGAAGCAGAATTTCGAAGAGGCTGCAAACCTGGCGGAGCAGGCGGCGGTCGACGCGGATTACGCCCAGGCCAAATCCACGACCCAGAAGAACCTGAATATCGCGGAAGCGATAAAGAAAAACAACGACGCCCTGCGCCAGGAAATCCAGCGGATGTCCTATTAACTTTTCTTCAGGGAGGGATCGGAAGATGAATCATACGACATGGCATCGGATAAAAAGCGGAACAGGGATCCTCCTTCCGTTCGGCCTGCTGCTCCTCTTCATCACCTTCATCACCGGTTGCGGGCTCTCCCATAAGGAGATGATGGCCAAGGACCAGATGGAGCGCGCCAAGAAAGCCTACGCGGAGGCCAAGGCCAACCCGAACGTGGAAGCCTACGCGCCGCTCCAGCTCCAGGAAGCGGGCAAGGCCCTCCAGGCAGCGGAGGCAGCGGAGCAGGCGAAGGAAACGGACGCCATTCTCCAGCTGGGCTACATCGCGGAGAAAAAGACCTGGTTTGCCGTGACCACTGCGGATGGCAAGGTGGCGGAGAGAAACATCGATAAACTCAACGTGGAAAATGCCGAGCTGATCGCCAAGAAACGGACCCTTGAGGCGGAGCGCGCCAAGCGGGAAACGGGAATGGCAATGAGCGAGGCGGAGCGCGCCCGGCGGGAAGCGGGAATGGCAACGAGCGAGGCGGAGCGCGCCAAGCGGGAAGCGGAAAAGGCAATGGGCGAGGCGGAGCAGGCCCGGATGGGGGCGGCTGCTGACCGGATGGCGGCTGCGGCTGATGCGGAGAGGGCCGCGATTGCGAAACAGCAGGCAGAGCAGGCAAAATCGGCCGCCGAGGCGGAAGCGGCGAAGGCAGCCGAGGCCAAGGCCGAAGCCGACCAGCTCATGAGAGAGCTTTCGGAGCTCAAAGCCCAGCAGACGGAGCGGGGGATCGTCCTGACGATCGGGGACGTGTTGTTTGCCACCGGCAAGGCAAATCTCTCACCGGACGCGAACAAGAGCGTGGCCAAGTTGGCGGAATTTTTAAAGAAGTATCAGAAGCGGAACGTGCTGATCGAGGGACACACGGACAGCGTCGGGAAGGATGACTACAACCTGACCCTTTCCCGGAATAGAGCGGATTCGGTGAAATCCAACCTGGTGGGGAACGGAATCGAGGCAGGTCGGATCACCACCGTGGGGTATGGAAAGAAGTTCCCCCTGGCCAGCAACGACACCAAGGCCGGCAAGGCGCAGAACCGTCGTGTGGAAGTGATCATCCTGAACGAAGGGGTCAAGGCCGAAACACAGTTCCGGATGTGACCATCCCGTTGAAGATCGCATCTTCGGGGTGAGGCTCCAACCCGAAACCCTGTCGCCGGTTACTGCTCCCACCGGTATCCGAGCCCCAGGAGGAACAGGTCGGTGTCGCGGCTATCGTTGCTCATCACGCGGTTCCAGTTGAACCGGGTGAACCAGCGGTCGGAGAAGCGGTAGCTGGTCGTGATCGTCAGCAGGCCCGCGATGTCCAGGCGACTGCTTGCGGGGGAGTCCGGCGGTGGTTCGCGGTCGAAGAAGGAATACAGCCCCGCGCCGAATCCGAGGGTGATGCGGCGGGCGAGGAATGCGTCCACCAGCCATATCTGGGTCCCGAGACCGGCGCGGTGGAACGTCCCGGGCACATCCTCGTTGAGCCACGTCGCCGTCCAGTCGAGGTGTTTATCGATTCCGATCCGGAACTCGATCCCGCTACCGATCCCCGGATCGTTGTCGGGTCTGTTCACAACGACCTGCCCGAGGAACGGCATCACCTCGTAGCCGGTTGTCTTCGCCGGATGATCCCCCTCCCCGGGACCGGATGGGGAAGCGGCCTCTTCCCACAGACGGTACCCGACTCCGACCAGGTAGATGTTCGAATTGAGGTCGCTCTCCGGATGGATGTGGTTGACCGCGACCTGGGCGAACCAGGGCCTCCCCGTGTAGTACGTCGCCGCGAAGCTGTAGACCGGCGCCCATCCGTGGACGTTCTCGTGATTCCCTGCCGGTAATGGCTTCGTATCGAAGTAATGGTAAATGCCCGCACCGACCCCGATCGACAGGCGGTTGTCCAGGAGCAGGACACGTCCCCATCCCTGCGCGGCGAAGCCGTCCCGCTTGTGCTCCTCGAGGTGCCCCTCGTTGATCCAGGAAAGGGAGGCGGCAAAATTTCGGAGGAAGTCGTGCCGGAATGCCGCCTGCCACGCGTAGGACCTTTCCCCCGTATCGATGCTCTCCGTCGCTCCACCGAGTACGGAGATTTCGTTGGCGTGCGACGGGAGGGGCGGGAGAAGAAAGGTCAAGAACAGGATCGCCAGGAGCGGCCCGAGCGCTCGAGGCAATATCCCGGGTGGGGTCGGCATCACGACCCCCGTGGCGGCTCCTGTCGGCATATGCGGTGTCGGCTCCTGAATCACGGTTCCTCCGCGACCGGCATCTCCCGCTCCGGATGCCTTCCACTGCTTACTCTAATCCGTGTCGGCGAAGACGACCACCCGCCAAGGAGCCGCTGCGTCCGTTCGAAAAGATGGCGCGGCGGTTCCCGGTTCCTTCCGGGATTCAGGGAGCCTTGCCCGCGCTGACGGCGGGGAACACCTCCGGGGAGGAAACCCCGAGGTCGAAGAAATCCTCCTCGCGGTAACGCTCCGGGGATTCCTCCAGTAGGTCCTTCAGCGGCGCAGCGCACCGGTCTTTCCCGAGTCGCACAAACGTTTCCCGGGCGCTCTCTCCGTCCTCGCCCTCCTCGTCGAGAAGCGCCATCAGGCGCTCCACCGCTTCCGGAACACGGCGGGCCGCGACGCGGCCGATGGGCGTCCCGAAGAGCGCCGTCCCGTCCTCCCGGGTGCCGCCACCAAGGTGGATCATGTAATGGGGAGCCAGCCGGCCGTTCACGTTCCTTGCGACCCCCCGCAGGCCGATCTCCCCGACCAGATGATGGCCGCACCCGTTGGGGCACCCGGAGATTTTGATCGTCACCGGCCGGCGCAGGCGCGTCGCCGTCTCCAGGGAAGAGATCTTTTCTTCCAGCAACGCGGCGAGTCCACGAACACGGGTGATCCCCACCGTGCAGGTGTCCGTTCCCGCGCACCGGACGATCGACGCCGTCCGCTGGGGGTGGAAACCGCGATCCCGAAGCGCCCTCGAAACGCGCTCCCCATCCGATTCCGGAATGTCGATCAGAAGGATCCCCTGGGCCGTCGTGATGCGCACTCCGGCGCCCACCCGCTCCGTCAACTCGGCGAGCGAACGCAGCTGCCCCGAAGAGAGATCCCCGAGGGGGATACGGACGGGCACCGCCACACAGCCAGCCTGGCGCTGCCGCAGCGCGCCGGGCCAGGACGGAAGCACATCCACTCCCGCCTCCGGCGTGCTGCCCACGAGAAGCGGCTCGGGCAACTCCAACACACGCTCTTGTTCGGAAGACTCCACGGAATCCCGCTCGTCGAAGAGAAGCCGCCGGAATGCTTCGGACCCCAACCTTCCCGCGACGAATTTCAGCCGCGCGCGCCCGCGGTTCGTCCGGTCCCCCATGCGGTCGAAGATCCGCAACAGCGCCTCCACGGTGGGCCATAAACGGGATACCGGAGTGAACGGCTCCAGCGGGAACCCCGCTTGCGGCAATGCTCCCAACCCCCCGGCGACGTGGATCCGGAATCCCGGCCGCCCCTCCGGCGAGACGACGGCCCGAACCCCCATGTCCTGGAACGGAAGTCCGACGTGGTCGGCGCCACGGCATCCCTCGAAGGCGATTTTGAACTTGCGCGGAAGCCGTTGACCGAGAGGATGCCGAAGGAGGCGCGCGCCGAGGGTTTGCGCGTACGGCGTCACGTCGAAGACCTCGCCTTGGGAGATCCCCGCGAAGGGGCAAACCACGGTGTTGCGCACCGTGTCGCCGCACGCTTCCCGCGTGGTGAGCCCCGCCTCCGCAAGGAAGGCAAGCGCCTCGGGGAGGCACCGCATCTCCACCCCGTAGATGTGGACATCCTGCCGGGTGGTCAGGTGGACGCCTCCGCCGGTCGCGTACCGGTCGGCCGTCTCCGCGAGGGCTCGCAGATGACGGGGCGAAACCCGTCCGAGCGGAATGCGGACACGGAGGAGGTACCGGTCCGGCCCCCCTCGGATGGGGTAGATCCCCATGACGACGCGGCGGCGGCGGAACTCGTCCGGAGAGATCGTTCCGGAGCGGAGCGCCTCCACCGCACCCGCGACCCCGGCGATTTCGGACGCGGAGATCGTGTCCATCGACTCCGCGCCGTTGGTCATATGACCGGAAATCCCTCTACCGCCGGTGCCTGGGATACCGGACCTTCCCGGAACAGGACGACGCGGTTCCCTTCCGGCCCCCGGCGAAACGTCATGCCGAGGCCGTACCCGAACGCCAAGCGGGAGATTCTCTCCAACTGGTCCGCCGTGCAAAGCCGGATCGCGACCTTTTCGCCTTCACCGAGGCGTGCCACGAACCCGGGAGACACCTCGAATTCCACCGGTCCCGCTTCCTGGGAAAGGTCGATGAAATTTCCGTCCGGCTCCGTCATCATCCGCGCATGGAGGCGCACAACGCGCGTCCCGCCGCCGAGACGGTCCGAGCGAACCTCCCGGACGATCCCTCCGCCGGCCACGAATTCCCCCACCACGACGACGAACCGCCCCAGCCGCGGGTTCTCCTTGAACGTGTCCGCCGCGATCGGGTGCTGGAGCGTGAACGTGACGTTGGCGACCTCCAGGTTCTCGACCCGGTTCGCGTGGCGCTCGATGACCTCCAGCGTGGAAGAGTCGATCCGCTCCGTGATCGCCGAGAGGACCGCCTCGACCTCGGCGGTGGCGAGTTTCAGGACGTACCGCGAGGAAAGCCGGAGCGGTTCGTTTCCCAGCCAGAACAGGCTCGCCGAGATCTCCCGCGCCGCCGGGGACGCCTCCCCCTCTTCGGACAGGACTTCCCCGCGCTCCACGAACAGTTCCTCGGTGAAGGTGACCCCGACGCACTCTCCGGCGCGGGCCTCCGGAAGATCCGGCTGTTTCCATTTCTCCACCGAACGGACCACGGCCTTCTTACCCGAAGGGGAGAAGACCGTCCGGCTTCCTGCACGGAGGCAGCCGGACTCCACGCGCCCCGCGTAGACCCGCTTTCCGTCTCCCACGTAGATGTCCTGCACCGGGAACCGTAGCGGCAGCCCGGAGATGTCCCGGGCAGGGGAAAAGGAGTCGAGGGCGCCAAGGAGGGTGGTACCGGAGTACCATGCGGTCCGCTCCGAAGGGGTGGCGATGTTGTCCCCTTCGCGGGCGGAGATGGGGACCACGTGCGCGGGGACGAGGCCCACGGAGAGAAGGAATCCACGAATTTCCTCTTCCACCTCCTCGAACCGGTCCCGGCGGAAGCCGACGAGGTCCAGCTTGTTGACCGCCACCACCACCTGCCGCAGCCCGAGAAGGGAGAGCATGTAGGCGTGCCGGCGGGTCTGTTCCAGGACACCCTCCGCCGCGTCGACCAGAAGGATGGCCGCGTCGGCCGCGGCGGCGCCCGTGATCATGTTCTTCAGGAATTCCTTGTGCCCGGGGGCGTCGATGATGATGTAGGGACGCAAGGGAGTCTTGAAGAAGGTCTGGGCCGTGTCGATGGTGATGCCGTGCTCCCGCTCCTCCTCCAGCGCGTCCATGAGGTAGGCGAACTCGAACGCCCTCCCCTGCGCCTGGCAGGTCGCCTCGATCTCCCGATACCGTTCCTCGGGAAGGGAGCCGGTGTCGTAGAACAGCCGCCCGATGAGGGTCGACTTTCCGTGGTCCACGTGGCCCACGATCACGATGCGCAACGTGTCGTTGATGTTCATCCGGCCCCCGATCACATGTAGCCGAGGGAGCGCAGCTTCTGCATCATGTACGCCGCCTCGTGGTCCTGGGCGCGACCGGCGCGCTCCGGAGTTTTCGTCACCTTGAGCTCCTCGATGATCTCGTTCACCGTGGAGGCGCCGGACGCGATCGGGAAGTTGCACGGAACGCACCCCAGCGACCGGAACCGTTTCCCGTCCCTCGACAGGTACAGGGGGCAGACCGGAATCTCCTCCCTGCGGATGTATTCCCAGATGTCCAGCTCCGTCCAAGAGAGAAGCGGGTGGATCCTCACGTGGGTGTCGGGGCCGAAGGAGGTGTTGAACTGATCCCAAAGCTCCGGCGGCTGGTCCTTGTAGTTCCACTCGAAATTCTTGTCCCGGGGGGAGAAGATCCGTTCCTTCGCCCGGGACCCCTCCTCGTCCCGCCGGATCCCGAGGAAGACCCCTTTGAACCCGTGCCGGTCGAGTATTTGCTGCAGCCCTTGCGTCTTGAGGGCGTTGCAGCACACGAAACGCCCCTTTCCGGGCTCCATTCCCTGGCAGAGAGCTTCCTCGTTCCGGCTGACGATGAGATCCACCGCCCACTCCTTCGCCATCCGGTCCCGATACTCGATCATCGTCGGATGTTTGAAACTTGTGTCGATGTGGACGAGGGGAAAGGGAACCTTGCCGAAAAACGCCTTGCGCGCCAGCCATAACAGCGTGGTCGAATCCTTGCCGATCGACCACAGCATGGCGAGGTCCTTGAACTTCCGGTGCGCCTCCCGGAAGATGTAGATGCTCTCGTTCTCCAGCGCGTCGAGATGATCCACGGTCACTCTTCTCCTTCACCTTTGTTGCGACGGTCGTTTCCGCCGGCGTTCCTTGCATGGAGCCCGCACTCCTTGTGCTCCGGCCGCTCCCACCACCAACGGCCCGCCCTTGGGTCCTCGCCGGGAGCGACGGGGCGCGTGCACGGGGCGCATCCGATCGAGGGGTACCCCATGTCGTGGAGCTTGTTCACGGGGAGCCCCCGCTTCCGGACGTACTCCCCCACGTCTCCTTCCGTCCAGCCTGCAAGAGGGTTCAGCTTCAGGATCCTCTCGTGGGTCTCGTCGATCTCCAGAACCTCCAGGCTACGCCGTGTGACGGACTGCTCCCTGCGCTGCCCCGTCACCCACGCGCGCAACCCGGAAAGGGCACGGGACAGAGGTTCCACTTTCCGGATCCGGCAGCACTCGTGGCGGTTTTCCAGGCTCTCCCGGAAGGAGTACAGCCCCTTGCTTCTCTCCAGTTCCTCGACTGCCGCGGTTTCCGGGAAGCACCATTCGATCGGGACACCCATCTTGCGGCGCACCGCCTCGGCCGCCTCGTACGTCTCCTCGTGGAGCCGGCCGGTGTCCAAGGCGAAGATCCGGGCATCTGGACGGATGTCCGCCATCATGGCGATGAGGACGATGTCCTCCATGCTGAAACTCGAGGCGAGCGCGATGTCCGGGTGGAATTCGGACAAGGCCCACCGAAGGACCGCCTCGGGACTCTCCTCTTCGAAACGGGCCCGCCATTGTCTTGCCTGTTCCGTTGTCATCGCCACGGGGTTCCCTCTCTCTTGCGCATGTCAGATCTCGTACTCCAGCGGACGGACCTTGCCGTACGAGATCCGGGTCCATATCCGTTCGTGGGCATAGTAGATGAAGAACTTCACGAAAGTGTCCGCGAGGCCCACGGTCACGGCGAAATCGAGACGGCCGGTCAGGAAGTACGTCACGACCCCCGTGATGATGGTGGCCACGACGCGCCAGCTGATCGTCTTCGCGATGCTTCTTTTGTGGGATTCCAACTTTATATACCATTATTCCTATAGGAATAATGGTATTATATAATTCACGAAGTGAGAGTCAACCGTTTTTTTCGGTCATGCCGCTTTCCGGCTGTCGGACCCCATGGCGTAAAGAAAAATATACGTTTACAATCAAATAATTAACATGTTGTGCCTATTCACTATTAAGTCTATGGGACGAGGCATATAACATGGGGGACACACGTGACCAAACCTGAGACTTGCATCTCGATGGGCATGAGTGCCTTGCTCCCGGGTGGATATGAGGGCTTGACGGGCGCAGTCTCGTGGGCTATCTCTTCCACGATGAACCCACGGGATATATTATCCGCTCCTGCACGACGGTTCTTTCCGTTCTCCGGAGAACGTGGGGCGATCCTCCTCGAATCGCAGCGCCCCGACGTGAGGGACCGGTACTCCTATCTCCTGAGAAATCCCGTTTCCATCCTTTCGACGTCATTCGCCGTAGAGGCGCCCCGCATACTGGAGGAGGCGAGTGCCCGCCAAATGGGGGGGTTCGCGGTCGCCGGATACGTTTCGTACGAGGCGGGGTTCGCTCTCGATGCGGCGTTCTCTCCCGCAGACGCCCCCGCGGGCGATTTCCCGCTCGCCTGGTTCGGAATCTACCCCGGGTTCCTCCGGTTCGATCACCTTCTTCGCCGGTGGGAATCGTCCGGGTCCGTCGATTGGCCCGAAGAGGAACGCGGCGATCCCCTGCCTCCGTACGGGGACCCGATCGACCCACGGTTTTCCTTCACGGAAACGGAGTACGGCGTCAAGGTGGAGGAGATCCGGCGGGCCATCGCGGCAGGCCGGTACTACCAGGCCAACCTCACGGGGAAGTTCTCTTTTCCCTTCCCGGGCGACCCCTTCTCCCTGTATGCGCGGCTTCGCGCCATCCAGCAGGTGAAATACGGGGCGTTTCTACGCACCGACGCCGGGTGCATTCTCTCGCAA
Proteins encoded in this window:
- the gnd gene encoding decarboxylating 6-phosphogluconate dehydrogenase, with product MKIAMIGLGKMGANMTTRLLGKGHSVVAYDLKEEAVRSAEAGGAIGARTLDEVVEKLSPPRAVWVMVPAGKPTDDTIAALALAKRLSPGDIVIDGGNSNYKDTMRRAAALKEKGLHFVDVGTSGGVWGLSEGYSMMVGGEEAAVERLRPILEALAPASDKGWGRVGPSGAGHFVKMVHNGIEYGLMQAYAEGFELMQRKDEFGLDLGRIAEIWRHGSVVRSWLLDLTADALAKNPGLDGVAAYVPDSGEGRWTVIEAIETGVSLPVITMALQRRFRSREEAPFGDKLLAAMRNQFGGHAVKAAK
- a CDS encoding DUF4398 domain-containing protein, whose product is MDGKKRRIQQMFVVVTVIGLLFAVGCATSKGTAQLSGEKIFRADKAFSDAKDGNASLNAKDALAVAEGKLAHAKDAFAKQNFEEAANLAEQAAVDADYAQAKSTTQKNLNIAEAIKKNNDALRQEIQRMSY
- a CDS encoding OmpA family protein, which produces MRELSELKAQQTERGIVLTIGDVLFATGKANLSPDANKSVAKLAEFLKKYQKRNVLIEGHTDSVGKDDYNLTLSRNRADSVKSNLVGNGIEAGRITTVGYGKKFPLASNDTKAGKAQNRRVEVIILNEGVKAETQFRM
- a CDS encoding nitrite/sulfite reductase translates to MTNGAESMDTISASEIAGVAGAVEALRSGTISPDEFRRRRVVMGIYPIRGGPDRYLLRVRIPLGRVSPRHLRALAETADRYATGGGVHLTTRQDVHIYGVEMRCLPEALAFLAEAGLTTREACGDTVRNTVVCPFAGISQGEVFDVTPYAQTLGARLLRHPLGQRLPRKFKIAFEGCRGADHVGLPFQDMGVRAVVSPEGRPGFRIHVAGGLGALPQAGFPLEPFTPVSRLWPTVEALLRIFDRMGDRTNRGRARLKFVAGRLGSEAFRRLLFDERDSVESSEQERVLELPEPLLVGSTPEAGVDVLPSWPGALRQRQAGCVAVPVRIPLGDLSSGQLRSLAELTERVGAGVRITTAQGILLIDIPESDGERVSRALRDRGFHPQRTASIVRCAGTDTCTVGITRVRGLAALLEEKISSLETATRLRRPVTIKISGCPNGCGHHLVGEIGLRGVARNVNGRLAPHYMIHLGGGTREDGTALFGTPIGRVAARRVPEAVERLMALLDEEGEDGESARETFVRLGKDRCAAPLKDLLEESPERYREEDFFDLGVSSPEVFPAVSAGKAP
- a CDS encoding GTP-binding protein codes for the protein MNINDTLRIVIVGHVDHGKSTLIGRLFYDTGSLPEERYREIEATCQAQGRAFEFAYLMDALEEEREHGITIDTAQTFFKTPLRPYIIIDAPGHKEFLKNMITGAAAADAAILLVDAAEGVLEQTRRHAYMLSLLGLRQVVVAVNKLDLVGFRRDRFEEVEEEIRGFLLSVGLVPAHVVPISAREGDNIATPSERTAWYSGTTLLGALDSFSPARDISGLPLRFPVQDIYVGDGKRVYAGRVESGCLRAGSRTVFSPSGKKAVVRSVEKWKQPDLPEARAGECVGVTFTEELFVERGEVLSEEGEASPAAREISASLFWLGNEPLRLSSRYVLKLATAEVEAVLSAITERIDSSTLEVIERHANRVENLEVANVTFTLQHPIAADTFKENPRLGRFVVVVGEFVAGGGIVREVRSDRLGGGTRVVRLHARMMTEPDGNFIDLSQEAGPVEFEVSPGFVARLGEGEKVAIRLCTADQLERISRLAFGYGLGMTFRRGPEGNRVVLFREGPVSQAPAVEGFPVI
- a CDS encoding sulfate adenylyltransferase subunit 2 yields the protein MDHLDALENESIYIFREAHRKFKDLAMLWSIGKDSTTLLWLARKAFFGKVPFPLVHIDTSFKHPTMIEYRDRMAKEWAVDLIVSRNEEALCQGMEPGKGRFVCCNALKTQGLQQILDRHGFKGVFLGIRRDEEGSRAKERIFSPRDKNFEWNYKDQPPELWDQFNTSFGPDTHVRIHPLLSWTELDIWEYIRREEIPVCPLYLSRDGKRFRSLGCVPCNFPIASGASTVNEIIEELKVTKTPERAGRAQDHEAAYMMQKLRSLGYM
- a CDS encoding phosphoadenylyl-sulfate reductase, with amino-acid sequence MTTEQARQWRARFEEESPEAVLRWALSEFHPDIALASSFSMEDIVLIAMMADIRPDARIFALDTGRLHEETYEAAEAVRRKMGVPIEWCFPETAAVEELERSKGLYSFRESLENRHECCRIRKVEPLSRALSGLRAWVTGQRREQSVTRRSLEVLEIDETHERILKLNPLAGWTEGDVGEYVRKRGLPVNKLHDMGYPSIGCAPCTRPVAPGEDPRAGRWWWERPEHKECGLHARNAGGNDRRNKGEGEE
- a CDS encoding DUF2061 domain-containing protein is translated as MESHKRSIAKTISWRVVATIITGVVTYFLTGRLDFAVTVGLADTFVKFFIYYAHERIWTRISYGKVRPLEYEI